The genomic segment AAAATTCCATGCCAACAATTGAAAATCTGGAGCTTGGCCATATAATAGTACATTATGTAAATTCATAATGATTCCAGCTACTGGATTTAGCCATAAGACAATTTTATATTCTAATAACACAGATTCAGGATAAACTATCGGGTTTGCCCAAAAAGCTGCAATTAGAAAAATATCCCAAAAATGATCGAAATCGCGCAAATAGATATAAATAATGGAAAGAATATAGCTTAGACCAAATATAAGTATGATAATATTGATTAAAATAAGCGGCAGGTAGAGTACATTCAAAGTATATTCTATTTTAAAAAATAGAGATATAATAAAGTATACCAAGAAGTTAAATGATAGTGCAAATGAATTGCTCAACAATCCTGCTGATATTATATTTGATTTATCAATTTGTACCTGTTCTAGAAGATACCGATTAGAGTGCATTGAATACATTCCTTTTTTCGTTGACTCTGCAAAAAACATCCAAAATATCAGGCCTGAAAAAAGATAAAGACTAAAATTGGGAATATCTGTTTTAAAGAAAATTGTGAATACAAAATAGTAAATAAACAACTGAACAAGAGGATTAATAAGAGCCCAAACAATACCTAGACTTGTACCGTAGTATCGCTTTTTAAAATCTGTTTTTGCTAATATCCAAATCCGCTCAAGCTTATTGTTCTCTGGTAGCTTCTCTAATATCGGTTTAAATAATCTATTAATCATAAATGGAATTTGTATGGCTAAAGTAACAAAAAGCAATGATAAATAATGACAATAGAGAAATTATAATGATGAAACCAAATTAGATTCTCCAAAAATAAGAATCAAGAGATATGTTACAATGGTAACTTAAAGGAGAACTCAGAACCTTTGCCAAGAACAGACTTCACTTTAATATCGCCGCCTAATATTTCAACAAGCCTTTTTGAGATTGACAAGCCTATACCAACTCCACTGTATAATTCGCCTGTACTATGATTCACTTTTTTAAAACTTTTAAAGATAAGACTTTGGTTTTCTTCTGAAATACCAATTCCTGTATCTAAAATAGAAAACTTAACAAATTCTATCCCATCCTCTATTAGTAACTTACACATAAGTTTAATTTCCCCTTTAATAGTGAACTTAAAAGCATTATGAACCATATGCAAAATCACTTCACCAAGTAAATATGAATCTGTATGTATTTTTCGCCCATCACAATCAGAACTAAATTCGGTCTTTAAAGTTATTTGATTTAACTTTTCAAGACTTTGCTCTCCTATAGCTTTATCATATACATTAGTAAACAACCGTTGCAAATCTACATCAGCCAAATTCACCTTAATCTCATCAGTCTGCAACAGGCTGATATCGAATATATTTGTAACAATCTTCTGAAGTTCTTTTCCACTATTATTGATAATATTCATATAGGATAATATTTCTTCTTTAGATAAATCATGATCGATAAGATCAGAAAACCCAATAATAGCATTGAGAGGAGTTCGAAGTTCATGAGACATATTAGCTAAGAAGGCGGATTTTATCTTGTCCGACTCCATTGCTTTCTCTTTTGCCACTACTAATTCCCTCCAAAGCTTTTTTCTCTCAGTAACATCCTCTTTTACTGCAATATAATTGCTTATAAGTCCATTTTTATCTTGTATTGGTGAAATCACTGCCATTTCCCAAAAAAGCTCTCCATTCTTTTTTCTATTATGAAATTCGCCAGTCCAAGTATTTCCTGAGGATATAATATCCCACATATTCTTATAATATTCCTTTCTCTGGGTTCCTGCATTTAAAATACGTGGGTTCCTACCTAATGCCTCCCTAAAACTATATCCTGTCAAAAGTTCAAACTGTTTATTCGCAAATTCAATATTTCCTTTCGGGTCTGTCATTACCACGCAAACAGGACTCTGTTCAATAGCTTCTTTGAATTTTTTAAGCTCTGTATCATTTTTTACTTGACGACTTACATTCTGGAATACACAATAGGTTTTAAACTTTCCGTCAATAGGGTCTTTAGACACTTTTCCATTTAAAAGGATATCGATAAACCTACCATTTCTATGACGAATTTTCAAATAAGCATTTTTTACATATTTTCGTTCAAAAATGGAAGAAAAGTTATTTCGAAATCCCTCTTTTGATTCCTCATCCAAAAAATCACCAAACCATTTCCCAATGACCTCCTCGCGCTGATAACCCAAAGATTTTAGCCACTCTGAATTTACTTCATCAATTCTTCCTTCTACAGTTAGTGACTGATAGGGCAATGGGGAATTGACATACCACTCCTTTTGCTTTCCTAGTGAACATATCAGCTCCTCCTCCAAAACCTTATTGTCTTTTACTTGAAGTTGGAGTTCCAAGGTTTTCTCCCTTATTTTCCGTTTTAGAAAATAATTTAAAAACAAAATAGCTAAACCAAATAATAATAGGACTATCACCAAAAACACAACGATAACATTATATCTATACTCAGGATTTGGGCCATTAAGGTGTATCCATTTTTCCTTAATCTGCATTTTTCTATCTAGGGAAATATTTTGAATGGCTTTATTAAGGAGTTGATTTATTATTGGTTTGCTTTTTACGGAAGCCATGCACAAATCGTATGTAAAATCAACTTCCCCTGAAACAAACAAATTAGTAATCCCATTTTTGTCGGTCAAAAAACTCGCACTAGCCAAATCCATGATGACTGCATCAAGCTGACCAAGTGATAGTTTTTTCAAACCATCTAAATCATCTTTCTGTGTTTGAATGCTTAAGTCCGGATAATTTGTTCTCAGGAATTCATGCACTGCATAATTCTCTCCAACCCCAACATTGCAGCCTTCTAAATCATTAAGATTAAGATGTTTTTTATCGATTTTTCTGGTTATTATTATTGTTGGAATCTCTATATAAGGGATGGAGAAATCCATATATTCCCTTCTTTCTTTTGTAGATTTAATAGAAGTAATAATATCTATTTCCTCCTGTCTAATGAGCTCTAAGTTTTTAGATAAATGAAATGGCGGAGCTATAATAAAGTTGAGACCTAATTGTTCTTCAATTTCAGCTAAAAAATCGGCTGAAATACCTTTGAAAAATCCTTTATCATCGATAAAAGCAAATGGTGGGAAATTCTTTTCTGGTGCAACAATAATAGAATGATTGTGTTTCAACCACTCCTTTTCTTCGGCTGACAGCTTCACCTTTCGATTTTGCCTTCCACAAGCCGAAACCAATAATATCATGACCAATAAGACTATGTAATTTCTTATAAAATGATAACAGTATTTTTTATTGTTGATATTCATCTATCTAAGATAACCAAATTAATCCTGATGTCCTAAATTTTGAGGTAAAATAAATCTAAATTCGCTGCCTTTACCTTGCTCAGAATTAAACCATATATTTCCTTCCATTAACTCCACATAGGCTTTGGTAATTGACAAACCTAAACCCGAACCTTCATTAAACTCATCAATGGTTGTATGTAGTTGAGCAAACCTCCTAAACACATCTTTTTTCTTCTCTTCGGGAATACCTATTCCAGTATCCTTAACAAAAAATTCTACTTCTTTATGTTTTATTATACAACCAAACTCGATGGTTCCTTGCTGGGAATACTTTATGGAATTCTTGATCAAGTTAGTGATGATGGCATAGAGTTTTTCTCTATCTGTTTCTATAAAATAGGCCTCATTAATATCCTCTAGATTTAAAACAAGCTCCATCCCCTTTTTCTCTACTTCAGGTAAAAAGAAAGAATGCAGGTAAGTACAAACTCCAACAATATCAACCTTAGAAATATAAAGTTCAACGATGCCAGCATCTACTTTAGAAACATCGATTACATCATTAATGATACTAAGCATACGATTGCCGCTTTTCTCTATAATCCCCAAAAACTTATCTCGTTCTTCTTCTGATATCTCCTCATGTCTTAACAAGGCTGCAAACCCAAGAATACCATTCATTGGCGTTCGTATTTCATGACTCATATTGGCTAAAAAGGCTGATTTTAATTTGTCACTTTCCTCAGCTTTTATGAGAGCAACCTTTAGCTCTTCTTCGGCGTGTTTGCGATAAAGTGTTGTGCTAATTTGATCGGCAACAAATTCTAACATCTTCACATCAGACTTGTTAAATGCATTCTCATCTTCATAACTTTGAACCGCAATTACTCCAGTAATAACACCTTCAACAGACAAGGGAACACCTAACCAGAGTTTAGATAGACTTCCCTTTATTTCCAACTTTCCTTGCTTGACCAACTGTTTTTTTGTTGCAATATTGGCCAATAATGATTTTTGAGTATCTACGACATATTTAGTCATTGTTTTACCTGCCGGCAAATCAGTCAAAGAATCTTTTTCATCAGCAAAAAATGGCAAATCAAAAGTATCATCTTTAGCATTATAAAAAGCAACATAGAAATTTGTGGTATCAATAATTTTACCCAACTCATTTTTGACATGAAATATTGATTTCCCCAAATTATCACTAATACTCACTGCGGTAGAAATATTAAAGATGACTTTCTGTATCAATTCTGTCCTTTTTATATCGCTGATATCCGTTATAAAACCTTCTAAATGGTCCAGTTTTCCTTCTTTATCATAAATACCGCATCCCCTTTCCCTCACCCACTTAACTTGATTAGATTTTGTAACAATCTGATAATCTTTAATAATATTTCGTTTCTCATTAATAGCCAATTGCCATTCATCCCAAACAAACTTCCTCCAGTCTTCGTGAATAATTTGATTAAAGGTTACAACTTTATTATTAATAAAATCTGAAGGTTGATATTCTGTCAAATCTATACATCCCTCGCTAATATATCTCATGGTCCAATCCCTATCATTATCACAATAATATATAAAGCCAGGCAAGTTCTTTATCAGTGTTTTATGAACTCGTTCCTGCTCTTGAAGCTGTTCTTGAACTTTGGTTAATTCTGAAATATCGATAGAAACCCCAATAGTTCCTTTTAGCTCTCCTATCTCGTTAACTAGAGGATGTATGGTAAATAGAGCATCAAAATACTCACCTGATTTTCTTTTTAATCGTGAGGTTCCAGTATACCCTTTTAATCCATTCCTAAGTCTAAGCTGCATTTCTTCAAAACCATCAACA from the Lentimicrobium sp. L6 genome contains:
- a CDS encoding PAS domain S-box protein; amino-acid sequence: MKLSAEEKEWLKHNHSIIVAPEKNFPPFAFIDDKGFFKGISADFLAEIEEQLGLNFIIAPPFHLSKNLELIRQEEIDIITSIKSTKERREYMDFSIPYIEIPTIIITRKIDKKHLNLNDLEGCNVGVGENYAVHEFLRTNYPDLSIQTQKDDLDGLKKLSLGQLDAVIMDLASASFLTDKNGITNLFVSGEVDFTYDLCMASVKSKPIINQLLNKAIQNISLDRKMQIKEKWIHLNGPNPEYRYNVIVVFLVIVLLLFGLAILFLNYFLKRKIREKTLELQLQVKDNKVLEEELICSLGKQKEWYVNSPLPYQSLTVEGRIDEVNSEWLKSLGYQREEVIGKWFGDFLDEESKEGFRNNFSSIFERKYVKNAYLKIRHRNGRFIDILLNGKVSKDPIDGKFKTYCVFQNVSRQVKNDTELKKFKEAIEQSPVCVVMTDPKGNIEFANKQFELLTGYSFREALGRNPRILNAGTQRKEYYKNMWDIISSGNTWTGEFHNRKKNGELFWEMAVISPIQDKNGLISNYIAVKEDVTERKKLWRELVVAKEKAMESDKIKSAFLANMSHELRTPLNAIIGFSDLIDHDLSKEEILSYMNIINNSGKELQKIVTNIFDISLLQTDEIKVNLADVDLQRLFTNVYDKAIGEQSLEKLNQITLKTEFSSDCDGRKIHTDSYLLGEVILHMVHNAFKFTIKGEIKLMCKLLIEDGIEFVKFSILDTGIGISEENQSLIFKSFKKVNHSTGELYSGVGIGLSISKRLVEILGGDIKVKSVLGKGSEFSFKLPL
- a CDS encoding ATP-binding protein, giving the protein MNYIWLVGENNELLEQLQVLFSQGQYQLSEDRELIDIIIYDIRRNINSQDDLLLLQYAQPKVFIYKDEQEIPQYILSLNSSKSFLKFPFDSIEILTQVDLLINNKSDFTFNNNEGIIEQDSFFEVLNRDLYLNTFLNTADNVAFVFTDIGGENTKIKGFSRGAEKIFQYKAEDIIGQDVAVLHEQSDVDGFEEMQLRLRNGLKGYTGTSRLKRKSGEYFDALFTIHPLVNEIGELKGTIGVSIDISELTKVQEQLQEQERVHKTLIKNLPGFIYYCDNDRDWTMRYISEGCIDLTEYQPSDFINNKVVTFNQIIHEDWRKFVWDEWQLAINEKRNIIKDYQIVTKSNQVKWVRERGCGIYDKEGKLDHLEGFITDISDIKRTELIQKVIFNISTAVSISDNLGKSIFHVKNELGKIIDTTNFYVAFYNAKDDTFDLPFFADEKDSLTDLPAGKTMTKYVVDTQKSLLANIATKKQLVKQGKLEIKGSLSKLWLGVPLSVEGVITGVIAVQSYEDENAFNKSDVKMLEFVADQISTTLYRKHAEEELKVALIKAEESDKLKSAFLANMSHEIRTPMNGILGFAALLRHEEISEEERDKFLGIIEKSGNRMLSIINDVIDVSKVDAGIVELYISKVDIVGVCTYLHSFFLPEVEKKGMELVLNLEDINEAYFIETDREKLYAIITNLIKNSIKYSQQGTIEFGCIIKHKEVEFFVKDTGIGIPEEKKKDVFRRFAQLHTTIDEFNEGSGLGLSITKAYVELMEGNIWFNSEQGKGSEFRFILPQNLGHQD
- a CDS encoding ABC transporter permease; the protein is MINRLFKPILEKLPENNKLERIWILAKTDFKKRYYGTSLGIVWALINPLVQLFIYYFVFTIFFKTDIPNFSLYLFSGLIFWMFFAESTKKGMYSMHSNRYLLEQVQIDKSNIISAGLLSNSFALSFNFLVYFIISLFFKIEYTLNVLYLPLILINIIILIFGLSYILSIIYIYLRDFDHFWDIFLIAAFWANPIVYPESVLLEYKIVLWLNPVAGIIMNLHNVLLYGQAPDFQLLAWNFAYALLVFIIGYFLFKHYSKKVIEVL